The proteins below come from a single Mercenaria mercenaria strain notata chromosome 3, MADL_Memer_1, whole genome shotgun sequence genomic window:
- the LOC128555977 gene encoding A disintegrin and metalloproteinase with thrombospondin motifs 6-like encodes MSVVWISGICLFVVCISTLRTEAAPARTAEDRQKRTDILLSSLQEYQTVVPEVVSKGGHFLSYKVQLNQTKPKESSNRIRRGTRRNQQEILTDSDISEYRIFYKFSVFGKEFHFDLTLNTELLSPGFYVEYQDSEGVLATSDSVSNCYYIGQSREPFISTAAISNCNGLHGVFSMAGRGRKLAI; translated from the exons ATGTCAGTAGTGTGGATTTCCGGCATCTGCTTATTTGTCGTCTGCATTTCTACATTACGAACAGAGGCTGCTCCGGCCAGAACAGCTGAGGATAGACAGAAAAGAACAG ATATTTTGCTGTCTAGTCTACAAGAGTACCAAACGGTCGTTCCGGAAGTAGTATCTAAAGGAGGACATTTTCTTAGTTATAAGGTACAACTGAACCAGACTAAGCCCAAAGAAAGTTCAAATCGAATTCGGCGCGGAACGCGCAGGAACCAGCAAGAAATTCTGACCGATTCGGACATTTCCGAGTAcagaatattttacaagttttccGTATTCGGAAAAGAATTCCATTTTGATCTCACACTTAACACAGAGCTCCTGTCTCCCGGCTTCTATGTGGAATACCAAGACAGTGAGGGTGTTTTAGCAACATCTGACAGTGTGTCAAACTGCTATTATATTGGTCAAAGCCGGGAGCCATTCATCTCGACAGCAGCCATAAGCAATTGCAATGGCCTG CATGGAGTATTTTCTATGGCGGGGCgcgggcgaaaactcgctatttag